Genomic segment of Arachis stenosperma cultivar V10309 chromosome 4, arast.V10309.gnm1.PFL2, whole genome shotgun sequence:
CTAAATTCCCATTTGGTTCCGAACTTATGCCAACCTCAAGATGCAGCTCCCCAAACCTTGCACCATTTCTAAACATAGGACATGCCTCTTCAGAATCATATCCTTCTTCCAATTCATCTTCTGAATTTGGAGGAGTCTTCATCTCCTCCGAGTGCCAAGAATTGGTGCCATCTGAGTCAACAGCTAGGTCGAGTCCATCCTCTGCACCTTCAGTAAAACCACCGACAAGCAAAACCACTGACAAATCCAAGATCAACTTCATCATCGCTCACCTCCTGAACCAAACCATCGTCTTCAAGCAATATCTTCTCCTTTCCTTTAGACAGTGGATTAACATTTCTGGATTGCGTGTTTGTCTGTACCTTGTTTCTTCTAATCCTATTCTCAGTCTTGACATCATTTTCTGCAGCATTAGAATTAGAGAAACTTTCTTCATCAGGGCCTGGTCTAAACAGGCTATCTTCTTCACTATCAGAGGAGTTAGGATACACTTcaaagaaaattttattgttaAAGACTTTGTTCTTGAATTCTCTAGCAGCAGACCTTGTATAGGGTCTCCTGGATATACTGAATTTGTTGGATAGTTTTTGCTTGTTGGACTTATTTGATTTAGTGCACTGGCTGGCCTTGGTGGGCTGGCTGATTCTGGTGGATTTGGTAGGTTTAGTGTGCTAGATGGTTTTGATGGGCTGGACAAATTTGGTGGGCTTTGTTGCCTTGGGGGGATTGGTTGTCTTGGGAGGGTTAGTTGTCTTAGGAGGATTAGTGTTGTgtgtagacatcttgggctagTTTGGAGTCCTTGACACTGGTGGTGGCTGTGTGACTTTGGATGTGGTGTGAACTTTGATTTTTGAGTGTGATGGTTGTGTTTTCCTTGGAGATGTCTTGTTTTCGTTAGAGCTGAATTCGCAATGCATATTGGGTACAGATTCACTATCTCTCTTATTTTCTTGTCATTGTTTACATttctcaacccattctccaagCTTTTTTCAGGAACATGCCATGAACAATGCTTTATATCATTGTACCCAAGCTTCTTATAGTAGTTTCGTATGTAAAAGATATCTAGAGTATCGGCGTCTAGATCACCTAAACATGCTTTGTTGTTTGAAAAATATACCATTATCTCTTCTGCATTTTTTTTGAAGTCACCCCATGATGAAACATGATGTCCAACCTCTCTTCTATCtgcaagaaattcaaaattttcactTAATACAAGTAGATTTTATTGACCTACTAATGCATGATAAAAAAAGCAAAATCAACACCATAAGAACACATATTTTTTCAATTCTATATATATCGTTTATCATATCCCTGTTTCATTAGGGTAAAATAGAGCAATACCACAAAATTTCAACCAACCTTTAAATCCTAGATACTACAATGACAACAAAACGAGAAAATCTCAACCACACTAACAACTTGCATATCATGAAGAAACAACACTATATTGAAAAtccaagataaaaaaaaaaggttaccTTGAGTCTGATCACGATGTCAGAACCTCGTGCTTCTGGTGGAGGAGAGGAACAACTAAAAGAGTCTTCAGTCGGATTAGTTCTTCTCTCAACTTTTCAACCCAGCAAACAAAACCCTATGGCAACGGCATTGATGAAGAGACGAAGATAAAGTGGGAgggtggaagaagaagagacgAGTGAAGTGTTTGTGTTGGAGACAAAACTGTTTGTCATACTACATGTCATTTAAATAGCGTTGTTTTTACACACAAAAGCGTCAAACCAAAACGACGATGTTTTGGTGCCATCCAACGTGACAAAACGACGTCACGTAAGCGCTCCGTTAATAACTCATGACTAAAAAGATGTTCAAAGATCACTATAAATATTCAGAACTCTATCTAAAGgactattataaaaaatttaaaatcttaaaaactaCATTAAATATTCATACAAATTTTAAAGACTATTATGAAAATTTACTCTTATTTTCAGTGTCAATTACACACGTATTATACATGGTTACCGTTGTTCACTCGGTACAACTAGTTTCTTATTTTACCattatatatttgcattttagATGCTAACATAATCCACCGGGCACCTATTGCACGATTAACACAATGATGTAGAAGCTTAACCAATAAGCTTGTCGTCTTTGAAGAGTAATTTTTCGCACCGATTTTTTTTTAACCGAGGGAGTGGCGGCTAATTGGAGACGTATATGAACATCAATTACCACAAGTTGGATCCATAAAGAATCGACTTTGCTTGTAATTTTTTACGAGTAAACAGttaaattattttctaaaataatttaaaaaaaataatattttaaattaattatgttaatttttttattattttatttattaattgtgTTAAAATTTACCAATGTGATAATTAAATAACATCTCAATATATAgttaaaactaataatattaatagtcaaataaaattcaaatgTGTGTTAAGAATTTAGAATATCACTTAATATATcacattaataaattttaacactattaataaataaaataacaaaaaaattaatcatgactaatttaaaatttttaaaaaataaatttaaataaaaattctttcattgactaattttaatttaaaaaataagtaattttttaaaattaatttggtcatttattcaattttttattttccctTTCGGCAAAGTTAACCCATAGGGAAAGGGGAATAAGTGCAATTAACAAGTGGGATGCTGATTTCGCAAAGATAATATGCTCTTATTCGTTATTTGGTCGTTCTCCTTAAATGTTAAAACACAATCGTTAGATTCCACAATCGGTTCCACCCTCTTTTTCTCCCtgtttttcatctttttctttcctcCCACTTTTTCTCTGTAAAAGCACCTTCTTCAAAAGGGAAATCAGTAGActgattttcttttcttttctttttattccgTAGGGTGAAAGAACAATGCATGGTGAGAGCATTACTAGTACCAACTAGAAGAAAAGACGGAAAAATGGAAGAGTTTAGAATTGTATTGCATACTAGTATGAGTAGAACGGGATACTCTTCAAATTCAGATTTAGACTACCTTTAATGCCGGTCGGTTTCCTGCGGGATTGATGCTTGCTACATCCATTCCATCAAGGGAAGAGGcgatagttaattaattaattagttacaCCTAAACAGAAAAGGGAAAGATAGAGGCAGAGCGCAGCGTGCACACAGTTCATGTGTGGAAGTGCACTAGCTAGCTAGCCAATTACTAAGACAAGAGTaacaagtaaaattatatttaaggTTGTTTTCACCTGATAAAAGGAAAGCTGTTGCAGCTACTGCTGTCTTCATGCTCATCGGATTCGGTGGTGATTCCACTGGTGCCAGAGGTCGAAGAAGCAGGAGGGGGCACGCGGTTCAAATCAGCCCTGTTCTGTGCCAAGAAATCGTAGAAAACCACCTTAGAGTTGCTGCCCACATGGCTGATGGTGAAGGCCTCTGATGCTGATGCCGAATGGGAATTGTGATCCAGTAGAACATTCTTAGCATTAGCCGGTGCTCTCCTCTTGAAGAATATGCGACAGAGAACCCAATTTTGCATGGGAAGCAGGTGGGAGTGGGAGACAAGGCGATACTCGTGCATGATCCAATCTGTTCTTGATCCATAAGGAGGCTTGCCTCTGTAAAAGACGAGAGTCTTCTTCATGCCAATAAGTTGGTGGCCTTTTGAAGTTGCGATGTGTTTGTCCAAGCCCGTGGCCTTCCAGTAGCCCGAGTTAGTGGCTCTGTTGGATCGGTTCCCGTTGGGGTATTTGGCCTCCCTCGTGCTGAAGAAGTACCTCTCTTGCTCCAAATCACCTGATGTATGTGTACATGAGGAAAACAGGCTtgagaaataaaatttaaagagtTGTCAACTAGTCATACCTGGTAAATCCCATGGATCGGACTTGCAAATATCAACCTCAGGAATGAAAGAGGCCGGCAACGGGCAGGAGAAGACCTTGCGCTTTAAGTATTGAGCCACCAGCTCTTCATCCGTCGGGTGAAACCGGAATCCTGGAGGCAATCTCAGCTCCCCATTCTTCACAAAACTATTTCCTCTCCCCTCCATCCTTTTCTGTTCTATGCTCCCCAaaatggtcagtggtaagactATGTATTTATGTTTGTCCGCTTGGGTGACAAACAGCGAAGAGACTGAAGGCACTCGTGCAGCCTCCAATTCCCTATGTTAGCCCATCAAAGTAGAGAGCcacaagcaaaagaagaaaagaggaagaataTAACAAAAGCACAAAAGGAGGGCAAGGAAAAGGAAGAGAGAAagacagaaaagaaaaattaaaacaaaaaaacagGTTAGTATtacaaaaattgctggcccctaACATTGTTTTTTttggaaaagtctaggggccagcagttttattgaattttggccagcatgtaaccagcagaggaaggtgagctattggatgaaatttcacaccaatctcacaccatcaaatcatcattgatggctagttgatggctaacaattacaaaaattGCTGGCCTCCTAACATTGCTCTTTTTATTATacgaaaataaaattatcttatat
This window contains:
- the LOC130974376 gene encoding NAC domain-containing protein 83-like isoform X8, whose protein sequence is MEGRGNSFVKNGELRLPPGFRFHPTDEELVAQYLKRKVFSCPLPASFIPEVDICKSDPWDLPGDLEQERYFFSTREAKYPNGNRSNRATNSGYWKATGLDKHIATSKGHQLIGMKKTLVFYRGKPPYGSRTDWIMHEYRLVSHSHLLPMQNWVLCRIFFKRRAPANAKNVLLDHNSHSASASEAFTISHVGSNSKVVFYDFLAQNRADLNRVPPPASSTSGTSGITTESDEHEDSSSCNSFPFIR
- the LOC130974376 gene encoding NAC domain-containing protein 83-like isoform X2; amino-acid sequence: MEGRGNSFVKNGELRLPPGFRFHPTDEELVAQYLKRKVFSCPLPASFIPEVDICKSDPWDLPGDLEQERYFFSTREAKYPNGNRSNRATNSGYWKATGLDKHIATSKGHQLIGMKKTLVFYRGKPPYGSRTDWIMHEYRLVSHSHLLPMQNWVLCRIFFKRRAPANAKNVLLDHNSHSASASEAFTISHVGSNSKVVFYDFLAQNRADLNRVPPPASSTSGTSGITTESDEHEDSSSCNSFPFISKHQSRRKPTGIKVGTSNALTMHCSFTLRNKKKRKENQSTDFPFEEGAFTEKKWEERKR
- the LOC130974376 gene encoding NAC domain-containing protein 83-like isoform X3 encodes the protein MEGRGNSFVKNGELRLPPGFRFHPTDEELVAQYLKRKVFSCPLPASFIPEVDICKSDPWDLPGDLEQERYFFSTREAKYPNGNRSNRATNSGYWKATGLDKHIATSKGHQLIGMKKTLVFYRGKPPYGSRTDWIMHEYRLVSHSHLLPMQNWVLCRIFFKRRAPANAKNVLLDHNSHSASASEAFTISHVGSNSKVVFYDFLAQNRADLNRVPPPASSTSGTSGITTESDEHEDSSSCNSFPFIREWMKGGRGNKGGGPVASKTTGSHVALRVGDKMVHLSEAPFQDFLNLLVFLFA
- the LOC130974376 gene encoding NAC domain-containing protein 83-like isoform X6, translated to MEGRGNSFVKNGELRLPPGFRFHPTDEELVAQYLKRKVFSCPLPASFIPEVDICKSDPWDLPGDLEQERYFFSTREAKYPNGNRSNRATNSGYWKATGLDKHIATSKGHQLIGMKKTLVFYRGKPPYGSRTDWIMHEYRLVSHSHLLPMQNWVLCRIFFKRRAPANAKNVLLDHNSHSASASEAFTISHVGSNSKVVFYDFLAQNRADLNRVPPPASSTSGTSGITTESDEHEDSSSCNSFPFIRDVEECRFYEGL
- the LOC130974376 gene encoding NAC domain-containing protein 83-like isoform X1; amino-acid sequence: MEGRGNSFVKNGELRLPPGFRFHPTDEELVAQYLKRKVFSCPLPASFIPEVDICKSDPWDLPGDLEQERYFFSTREAKYPNGNRSNRATNSGYWKATGLDKHIATSKGHQLIGMKKTLVFYRGKPPYGSRTDWIMHEYRLVSHSHLLPMQNWVLCRIFFKRRAPANAKNVLLDHNSHSASASEAFTISHVGSNSKVVFYDFLAQNRADLNRVPPPASSTSGTSGITTESDEHEDSSSCNSFPFIRKTYNHHIHSIHGQPLWEQAEEYNRPHAPKIKKKPGKLKMKRRMDADEKSGVGTKKPKVDTKLLSNSGDNIHLKRQLETFTCNFCGEK
- the LOC130974376 gene encoding NAC domain-containing protein 83-like isoform X7, whose translation is MEGRGNSFVKNGELRLPPGFRFHPTDEELVAQYLKRKVFSCPLPASFIPEVDICKSDPWDLPGDLEQERYFFSTREAKYPNGNRSNRATNSGYWKATGLDKHIATSKGHQLIGMKKTLVFYRGKPPYGSRTDWIMHEYRLVSHSHLLPMQNWVLCRIFFKRRAPANAKNVLLDHNSHSASASEAFTISHVGSNSKVVFYDFLAQNRADLNRVPPPASSTSGTSGITTESDEHEDSSSCNSFPFIRILV
- the LOC130974376 gene encoding NAC domain-containing protein 83-like isoform X5 — its product is MEGRGNSFVKNGELRLPPGFRFHPTDEELVAQYLKRKVFSCPLPASFIPEVDICKSDPWDLPGDLEQERYFFSTREAKYPNGNRSNRATNSGYWKATGLDKHIATSKGHQLIGMKKTLVFYRGKPPYGSRTDWIMHEYRLVSHSHLLPMQNWVLCRIFFKRRAPANAKNVLLDHNSHSASASEAFTISHVGSNSKVVFYDFLAQNRADLNRVPPPASSTSGTSGITTESDEHEDSSSCNSFPFIRYFVYACVCYLFSC
- the LOC130974376 gene encoding NAC domain-containing protein 83-like isoform X4; its protein translation is MEGRGNSFVKNGELRLPPGFRFHPTDEELVAQYLKRKVFSCPLPASFIPEVDICKSDPWDLPGDLEQERYFFSTREAKYPNGNRSNRATNSGYWKATGLDKHIATSKGHQLIGMKKTLVFYRGKPPYGSRTDWIMHEYRLVSHSHLLPMQNWVLCRIFFKRRAPANAKNVLLDHNSHSASASEAFTISHVGSNSKVVFYDFLAQNRADLNRVPPPASSTSGTSGITTESDEHEDSSSCNSFPFIRFKASCRPLIGLDGAFLKTQFGGQILSAVGLNANHHIYVIAWAIVRVENTKT